The Aedes aegypti strain LVP_AGWG chromosome 1, AaegL5.0 Primary Assembly, whole genome shotgun sequence sequence GTTTCTCGGTTCGGTTCGCTCCGTCCTTCCCGACAGGCACGTTGGCCGTTGATGTGAGCGCTACGCTGGGAGATTTCAACTTGCCATACGAAACGCCGGATCATCTGCGGGATGGATGCGCCAACATTGATGGAAGCTGCCCATTAGCAGCTGGCCAGGAGGTGACCCTGTCGGGAACGGCTCCGGTGGAAGCTCCACTGACGCGTGTGACCGTCCGACTGCGGTTCGAGGTTACCGGAGATGGAGGGCAGAAGGCAGTCTGCTTTGCTGCTGATGTAAGATTGATTTAAGGTTCGGGAGGTCGAGTGAAGGTCAAATAAATGTTGTGGTGATGCAAGTTAAAAGGTATATTGTTTCATCTAGATTCAACTCTTCTTACCTTAATTTTGCATGGACCATCGAGTAaggaaggtatcgagttatagaacataaaaccagtgcaaatgcgatccaaaggaccatcgaggtagccatgaaaaccagcttgtaatatggttctctaactcgatatcaagaAACGGAATATCgaggaagagttgactgtattttcaaGTAATTGTGTAAATTCCACTCCTAACAAATGATAACTTTCTGGTAGTGATCAAACGATCTGACGTTTTGCTTATCTCCTAATTTGCTTATTCAGCTAATTTATGCTTTAATAAGCTGAAAAATTACTTGTTCAACAATTATTCAGTAAAACTGTTTGTGGAGCCATTAAGCTCAAAAAAAGCTTATGGGGTTCATATAATTTATGATTATTATTCTTTAGAAAATTGCTTTCTGAAATTAAAAGAAGGACTTGGACGAAACATGGATGAAGCTTTTAACGGTTCAAAGTACTTAATTAGAACGTACTATCGTCGTTCAGTGTATACTATGTGTAGTTACAATGTGGTTTTCATCATCGAAATGTTCATAGAAAGCTATGTTACgggtcttccttagctgagtggttagagtcccatgagccatgctgaaggtgtctgggttcgattcccggtcggtccaggatcttttcgtgatgaaaatttcctcgacttccctgggcatagagtatcatcgtacctgccacatgatatacgaatgcgaaaatgccaATTTAGGCAAAAAacactctcagttaataactgtgaaaatgctcataaacactaagctgagaagcaggctttgtcccagtggtgACTAACTTCTTTGCTCGTAGTTCCTTGGCTGTTCTTTTACCGAAACAAGGATCCTCCAAATGATGTTTTATTTGCATCTAAACATTGGTAGAATCATGGACACCGTTGATTATCGTCACAGCGAAAAAATAGCATTGGTTTAGAGGATACATTAACTGAATTTCTATAAGTAATCAACGAAACTTATTATATGTTTAtcatcagaggcgcgtccacgttcggaatcatgggtaggacaaacgttggcaaatattatgTGCACAGTGAAACTTAGAAAAATTTCAATCCTATGGAATCCTAGGTTGGGGATTTAAATTGACTACATTTGAGGGGCTCAAACACAAAGGGGTGTAAGCGTTGGTCGATGTTGAGTTGAGTAACTTTTACTGGTTACAAGCgtttaaacgatattttcaggtggTTTTTGTGCTCAACAAAAGAAATAATATAATTCTTGGCTTGTGTTTTTTTTGACTTTCATACAATTAGTATAGAatgaaaacttcaaagtagattttctaaaaataactaGTTTATTTTAATGACACCTCTTTGCTTCCAAACCCCTTCATTTTTAATACCATTCATTACCAAAAGACGAAAAAGGCTTTCCGTCTTTACTGGGCAAGAtactgagtgccttaaaaataggaaattagagATCTCTTGCCTGAAAACGGAGACATAAAAAGAATCATACGGTGGTCAATAAtagaccaaacaggaaccaagaaaaaaatgaaaccttataagaGCCATGAGATAAGAGTTTTATTCTTCAAAGTGTCAGAGCAGACTGTTTAAGACCtgacacatttttgaaattactgaattttctctaggaattctatatgatttttttttcagataaaatattcagatattactccagaaatttctaaaggactTTGACGaattttcctagagaaattctccaagaattttgttatggatgcctcaagaattcaacctggatttaCTCAAGGGGAATCACAAacatggaatttctccaaagattgtttcaggaatcattagaatttctccaaaaaatctttgtgAAAGAAAGTCTTCTCTAAAATTTTATGCAGTGATGAGTGATTAATCCATATATTTCCTTAGGAATCaataaattctccaaaaatgccGCCAAGAGTTGTTAGGGTTTCCCTATGAAACTGTCTAttggaatttataaaatattgcaACTAGAGatttattttctaaaaatacctttagcaattgctccagagatttcttcttaggtttctgcagaaattcctcctgtaacactttgagattttctcaagtaagccttgaaagtttttttttcaaataatgtaTCCAGGGAAATCCCAAGAAAAATTTTCTGTAAAATAAATCCATGAGGAACTTTTAAAGAATCCTGATGTAACCTCATATGAAACAAATGGATGCTTTAAAGTCACTCTGTATGAACaatgatctctgaaataacgccaggactcttgagaaagttttagaagatttcctagataatttaCTAAGATAATCTAAATAATCAATCGAGTCACGGGATAGTATTTCGCAGggttttctacaggaatttctcgaaAGGCATTGGACAGAATATCTATAGAGATTTAATGTAGGAATGttcggaggaattattggaaaacttGAAGTATTGGCTAgtgttaaattttaaataacctTATGAAATTGCAAGGGATATTTTTTGGGAAACTTTTTAATAAATGATTGGAAAACACTGCAGGAGtaatatttggatgaaatgctaGAGAAGTTCCTAGAAAACAATATAATTTTTATGAAGAacctcttgaagaattttggatATCTGGGAGGTATCGTGGATGAATACTTGGTGAAATTCACATGAACcagtggagaaattcttgcagggtttcttgaaaaacccCTCAGCTTTTTTAAAACtctaaaataaacttttgaagatttcgtcgggagaaattccttagaaatctTAGGAACACCTTCAAAAGAATTCAGTTGAAGGATtggtaaaaaaatatctaatgaaaattctaaaatagtTTTCTGAAAGAAAAATCAAGGTAATACATGAGGAAATTATTTGGAGTTCTCAAGGAGcaaattctgtaaatttttttctgagcatccgttgaaaaatctctgcaagaatttctgggagaattggtagagaaatatctagaagagtttctggagagatccctgtgtgagaacctaaaaaaaatctaaataagatcactatgataattcctgaagcttttcctcggagAATCGGAGACAAAATTCTTTATGAGcctgttgaacccgttatagTCTGTGAAGGTTTCTTAGTAGCCTGTGCATTTTTGCATTAGGATTCAATGAGAGCAGAATTAggaatttattaaacaaatttgacaaaaatacatCAAACTGCTCATCATTACAAGCAGTGAGGTTGTTTATCTAGGAATAACAAATTGATGAACAGCAAAATTCTGTTaatttgtgtagtttttttttcttagctcCGAATCAAATTCATTGCAAAAGTTTTTAGAAGAAACTGAATAAACTTCTTGAAAAACGTTCCATCACGCAGAAACTCTATCAAATATTTCACTGGAACTTTTTGAACAATCCagaaaaaactttcagaaatcgTCATTATCTGCTCTGAATATTGTTTATGAATAATGCCACAAATATTAGTTTGAATTTCATCaattcatttttcagaaattagaaATCCTTTTCGCCATCACACGATGGAACTGGTCTAAGAGTAATCCATTACATCAACCAGAGATTCTTCAACAAATTACTATGGAACGCTCATGACAAATTGTCTTAGAACATTTACACAGTTTTCCgtagatatttttaagaaaccatccatttattcattcagaaatgccatGAAGGATtgctttatttgtttttctaacggttaaagaagtttcttgtaacaattcttaCAGTTAGTTTTCTAGTGATATTCTCAATCGTCCTTCCCACAAATTCAAGCTTTCTgatgattttgtttttctttgtgaatcgtgggtaggacaatcctttgactgtcctacccaggtttttttgtgcgtagtacatgtcctacctgtcctacgcacttcccgcgccactgtttATCATTAACAATTATTCTTTCGTGTTAGCAGCAAAACATACACGAAAGGTTATTTCTCTTTGATGAGACAGTGCAGAAATTATCTTGAAAAGAAATTGGTGGACAGTCATATAAGAGACAACAATATAAATCAAAAGAGCGGTCTATGTTTTACAGaactgaaaattttatattgaaatcaTAGCAGCCTCAACGTTATGAAAGTTGAACACACAGTGCAGcctatcccaagtaacattagtagctgaattaCAGTTTACATAGCTAAAGTATGCTTAAGAGTGAATTGTTTAACTCTTATTCAGCAGCAATGTTTGTTGGGATGTTACTAAAAGGAGCCACTTTTATAGCATAAGCATTCTATATGAACATGTTAATTTTCAAAGGATTTACAATTTCTAACGAAAGTATTAgcgactgtttttttttactggcaATAGATCAGCCTATTTTAATATGAAGAGTAAATTTGTGAGAATAACTTGAAAGAATAACTGGTATCCAGTTTTTACTCTAGCATGCTATTAATTCAGAATAACCCCTCTCTGACATCTTTTGTGttcactatattttttatagttGGATCAAAGTAAGCTTTGAagagaaaaaatagttttgttcACATTAGAACGTAAAAATTTCAGAGTTTGGAAAACGAAGATTGAAAACTTATTTCCTATTTTATTCTAATTATTATTTAATATTTCCCGTAGATTATATGTGAATGTGAACCTATGTGGTAGTGTACTGGCGTTtatgagaaataatgaagaagCAAATACGTGATTCAATACTTACAATCATGATGCAGAATTGATTGACAAACCGACAGAGTTGAATTgcctaaagaaaaaaaaaatgtataatctGATGTGACTGTTTCCACTAAATGTGATACTGCCCGGTACACACTATGGTTCTTGAAAGATTAAGCAGTAATCTTATTTTTCCATTAGGATCTGACTGGAGAAGATATAAAATTCATGTTCAAATATCTTGTTCTTCATCGAAACGTACATATTCCTCAAATACCCCATATGAGCAATAATAATCAAATACTTGTGTACCCAAATTAACAAAGTGAAAAGCAAGTTATACATATCAGAATTATCAACGAGTGATGACTCTATAAAATTCACGTAGAATttgaggtaggcaaattttaaACACCCAAACCAtagttttacaaatttatttCCATGTTTTTTTGAAGTTCTGTCAGCTTtctttttcaaaagaaaataatttgattGGAAAAAGGATTTCATTCAGTCATTTCGGCTGTATAATTCTTAGTCTGTTGAGgttttaagcctgatttgctactgaaaaggaatcgctaaagaaatttctcgtcgattccttgcagaaattttctacagctaCTCCCATTTGagctgacagttcttttcaactgcgtactgcgatcagaaaaaagcgcattcttgagcGATTCTTTGCAGAAATATCCCATGCagcaagataggccgagaaattacttatcagcagcgaatcaggctttactcCGTAATCTGCCCGTGGTAGCAAGAAAATCTGAGGTCGTTGGTAGAGAGACTATGCCATTACCTCAGCCGTATTTACTCTTTCTTCAAACATTGGGAAATCTTCTATAAACGATACATTTGATGAATTTAAAACGATACATTTgatgaatttgaaaacaaattacgTGAAAATTTCTGACAGTTGAATCAACAATCTCAAATTATGGCCTACCTTGACcaaaccataaaatacgtaggGTAGAAACGTCAAGCAATAACCCCCCgtagttttatagctagcgtaaaaagctggatatgagcctctgtacgggccataaattcttttgttttttGACTTCtgctgtgcgccgtgtgttggtgctgtctcgcccTCTCTCACGGGAgatttgaaaacagggcgcacagtataagtcaaacgttttatagcatgcataggctcatttaAGAAGAGATAAAAATGAGCTCTTTGCGCAACGTTGGTAAACATCAGCTCACATTAGAGACGTTACATTGGATCTTGTTTTGCCCATACCCTCTAAATATTCCaagtaatggctcattcgggatAGTGacacattcggggtaatggcgtttggGGTAGCGACCCATTCGGAGTGATTACATTCGAGGTAATGGCGTTCGtagtatagtggttatcacgcctaatagtatgggtgccctagtgtagatgtggttgtgaaccttagaggaaaacaatatgcactctgtctcgaaaaataCCCAGAATCAAGGtgtaaatgtttcaaattgggtaatattcccatatgcattttgatgagtctggaaagcgtgtgcaagtatctttgaggaaaacaaaaacaaactgtgtatgacgagcatATGCTAGTattcgtgtgttcaaatgtcactaagctctattgcGCAGTTCTCACCTTATTGGACCGCGCACTTCATAAGTGCTGTCGGGTTCATAAGTGCGGACACGTCAAACGTCATCGAACACGATTTCGTCGGACCGTCGCGTGGTGTTTTCGTGCTGTGGATAAATCGCAGGTTTTCGAATCGAATTGATCGAGTTCGGTCGCGAAAAGTATGTGAATCGCGAAAGTGTGCTCGTAATTAGCGTAATCGGTACACGGATGGTGTCATTCTGTGGATTTGAGCCGATAAAAGAGAATTTAAAGTCATCCATTTGTGACCCCCGCAGTAcgaaaagaagaaagaaaaatccagaCGGGGCGGTCCACGGTTGTGTACGTATATTCGGTTGTGTTTGTACAGCAAAGCACAGTGAACACGGAGCAAAACACAAATTGAACTGCTGCAAGTTGGTGTTTTTGCTGGGAGTGTATAGCACAAAATCCGTTCGCAAAACGTCACGGTCACGACGGTTTGCTGTGCGTGCCAAGATTATAGGCAACCGCCGAGGCTCCTGTAGTGTCCGTATCACGAACTAACATGGAACAATAAGTGAAATTCTGCCGTAGTCGTCTAATGCTGTGCTAAAAACGTCACCATGTCCGACTCGTGCTATGCATGTGGCCGTAAAAATCCTCCGACATCCGGCAAACGGAAGAAGAATTCAAAGAAAACCAACTCTGAAAATGTAAACTGGATTTGTTGCGATAGCTGTGCCAAATGGTGTCACACTAGTTGTGTGCGTATCAATGAAGTGATTTTACCAGCCTTAGCACATTTCTGGTTTTTCTGTGCTGACTGTAGCAtcatcggaaatattattccgaaGCAGCCTTCTTCTCAAGCTTCACCTGCTGCGCCTTCTGAAGATCTCAAGCAAATCACCGACCGCATCGAAGATCTAACATCAAAGATAGGAAAGCTgcaaactgaactcaactcactACGATCGAACAACAAAAAACTTATCGATCGTCTTCAAAGTCGTCTACAAGAAGTTAGTGGAGCAGAAGATCGACAAGCTTTGCAGCAAAAAGTTTTGGATGATGTAGGACGTAAACTCGAAATAATCGAATCCGGTGCCAAACTCGCCCAAACATGCTCCCAAAGTGTGAACA is a genomic window containing:
- the LOC5572679 gene encoding uncharacterized protein LOC5572679 translates to MIVSTYIDCWPWPSVSVLLSPCGIMVKIILLVAALCATALGIDVHSCGDEYPHPTQVIVPGCNVMPCEVPNLSDFSFSVRFAPSFPTGTLAVDVSATLGDFNLPYETPDHLRDGCANIDGSCPLAAGQEVTLSGTAPVEAPLTRVTVRLRFEVTGDGGQKAVCFAADVRLI